The genomic interval GCCGCCGCCCGGGGCCGCATCCTGGACGCCCGCGCCGAGTTCGCCGAGGCCACGGCGGCCGGCTTCCCCCTCGGAGCACACCGCTACGCGTGGCCGCTGCTCGCCGAGGCCGCCATCGCGGAGGCGGACGCACGCGGCCTCCCGGCGGCGGAGGAAGGCCGTCCCGAAGCGCTGGCCCAGATCCGCGCACGAGCGAAGCACCTGACCACGCCCGCCCCGATCTGGCATGCCTACGAACGCTGGGTCCGCGCCGAGCTGCGCCGAGCCGAAGGCCGCGCCACCCCCGACGACTGGACCGCTGCCGTCACCGCCTTCGAGGCCCTGGAGCGCCCGTACGACCTGGCTCGCGTCCGGCTGCGCTGGGCGGAGTCCCTGCTCGCCGCATCGGCCACGCCCACCCCGGAGCCCACCAGTGCCCTGGAGGGGACCGCCGACGCCTCCCCGGCCGGACAACCCGGTCAGGCCACTGCGCCGACAATCCTCCGTTCAGCGAACCCCGGCGAAGGCGACCCCGGCGAACGCGACCCCAGTGAACGCGAGCGCGCCGCCGAACTGCTCCGGCTGGTCCGCGCCACGGCGGACCACCTCGGCGCCCGGCCCCTCGCCGAGAGCGTCGAGCTCCTCGCCCAGCGCGCCCGGCTCTCGCTGACCTTGGTGTCCGAAGTCCCGGCACTCACCGCGAGTCCCGCCGCGTCGCTCGGCCTGACCCCGCGGGAGCAGGACGTGCTGCGCCTGGTCGCGGCCGGCCGCAGCAACCGGCAGATCGCCGAGGAGCTCTACATCTCCCCGAAGACCGCGAGCGTCCACGTGTCCAACATCCTCGCCAAGCTGGGCGTATCCGGCCGCGGCGAAGCCGCCGCCGTGGCCCACCGGCTGCGCCTCTTCACGGATGTGGTGGATCAGGCAGCCGTATGACGACCTTCCCGGAGGTGAGGTCTATCGGTCCTTGCCCCGGGTCGCCGTCGCCGAGATCGACCCGGGTCAGGGCCAGCCGCTTCTGCTCCTCGGCGGTGTGCTTGCGGCCGGGTGCGAACAATTCCTCGATCAGGTTGAACACGTGCCCCCCTGTCCTGGATCCTCCATTCCAGCGCAAAGAGCCGACCTCGGAAACAGTCCCGGCGGCTACTTCACTTCCAGCTTCAGCACCTTGTCGTCGCCCGACTCGGGTGTACCCCGGGTGTCCGTCTCGCTCGTGACCAGCCACAGCTTGTCGCCGCCCGCCGCCACGACCGTGCGCAGCCGCCCGTACTTCTCGTCCAGGAACGATGCGGGCTCGGCCACCGTCTTCGTACCGTCCAGCGGAATCCGCCAGAGCCGCTCGCCGCGCAGCCCCGCCATCCAGATCGAGCCCTCGGCGTACGCGATCCCGCTCGGCGATGCCTCGGCCGTCGTCCACACCGCCACCGGGTCGACGAATCCTTCCTTGTTCCCCTCGCCCTCGACCTCGGGCCAGCCGTAATTGCGGCCGGGCCGGATCAGGTTCAGCTCGTCCCAGGTGTTCTGGCCGAACTCGGCCGCCCACAGTCGCTTCTCGCTGTCCCAGGCCAGGCCCTGCACATTGCGGTGTCCGTACGAGTACACGACCGAGTCCGCCTCCGGATTGCCGTGCACCGGCTCGCCGTCCGGGGTCATCCGCAGGATCTTGCCGCCCAGCGACTTCTTGTCCTGGGCCAGCTCCTCGTCGCCCGTTTCGCCCGTGCCCGCGTAGAGCATCTTGTCCGGGCCGAAGGCGATCCGCCCGCCGTTGTGGATGGTGCCCTTCGGGATACCTCTGAGGATCGTGTCGGGTGCGCCCAGTTGCTGCCCGGCGGGTTTCCGCTCGTCGTACATCATCCGGGCGATGCGGTTGTCGGACTCCGTGGTGAAGTACGCGTAGACCATGCGGTCGGTGGCGAACGCGGGCGAGACGGCCAGGCCCATCAGCCCGCCCTCCCCGGCGGGCGCGACCCCCGCCACCGAACCGACCGCCGACTTCTTGCCGCTCTCGCCGTCGATCCGGGTGATGGTCCCCTCGTCGCGCGAGGAGACCAGCAGATCGCCGTCCGGCAGCGGTGCGAGTCCCCAGGGCGACTTGAGGTCCTCGGTGAGCGTGCTCACCACCTTCACCGAGCCTTTTGCCGGGGGCGGCTCTTTCCCGTCCCCGGCCCCGGAGGCGTCACCGGACGGAGAGGCGGTTCCGCCGCCGGTCGGCGTCGGCGCCGACGCGGGAGTCTTCCCGCCGCCGGGAGCCTCCTCCCCCGCGCCGGAGCACCCCGCCGCGAGCAGGAGAACGGCGGCAGCCAACACAGCTGTCACAGCAGGACGTTGCACGGTATGGATCCCTTCGACGGCCAGCAGCTCTCACTGGCAGCAGCTCTCACTCTTCATACACCGCTGCCCCGCTTCAGGTTCCCGATCTTCCCGGCGAGCCCGTTGTTGGGCCGGGGTCCGGGGGTTGCTCCCCGGGAATTGGGGCCACCGCTGCCGCGCTTCAGGTTCCCGATCTTCCCGGCGAGCCCGTTGTTGGGCCGGGGTCCGGGGGTTGCTCCCCGGGAATTGGGGCCACCGCTGCCGCGTCTCAGGTTCCCGATCACCCCGGCGAGCCGGCTGTTGCGCCCGTGGGTCGGCTGCGCGTCAGTCCCACGACCCCCGCGCCGCCGGCAGACCGGCGATCTCCGCGAGATCCTCCGTCGTCAGCCGCAGCCGGGCCGCCCCCGCGTTCTGCACCGCCCACCGCTCCCGCTTGGTCCCGGGCACCGGCACCACATGACGCCCGCGCCCCAGTACCCACGCCAGCGCCACCTGCGCCGGAGTCGCGCCGTGCCGCTCCGCGACCCGCCGCAGCCCCGCCACCACCGGCTGGTTCGCCGCCATCATCTCGGCGGTGAACCGGGGGTGCCTGGCCCGTACGTCGTCGGGCTCGAAGCCCTGGCCGGGCTTGAGCGTCCCCGTCAGGAAGCCGTTCCCCAGCGGCATGGCCGCCAGGAAACCGACGCCCCGCGCCTCGCACCACGGCAGCAGCGAAGCCAGCGCCTCCGGGGACCACACCGAAAGCTCGGCCTCCACCGCACTCACAGGAAAGACCTGCTGCACCCGTTCGAGCTGGCGAATCGTTCCGTCGTGCATTCGGGCCCCCGACCGCCGCGAAGCCCGCGCCCCCACGGCGCACAATCCCAGAGCCCGCACCTTCCCTGCGGTCACCAGCTCCGCCATCGCGCCCCAGGTCTCCTCGACCGGCACCTCGGGATCCGGCCGGTGCAGCTGGTAGAGGTCGATCACATCCGTCTGGAGCCGCCGCAAAGAGGCATCACAGGCCCGCCGTACGTAACCCGGCCGTCCATTGGCCACGATGTGCTGATCGCCGACGAGCAGCCCGCCCTTGGTCGAGACGAAGGCATCCGCGCGCCGCTCCCTGAGCACCCGCCCCACCAGGAGCTCGTTCGTGAAGGGCCCGTACATGTCGGCCGTGTCGAGCAGGCTCGACCCCTGATCGAGCGCGGCGTGCACGGTACGCAACGACCGGTCCCCGCGCTGCTGCGAGCCGGTGTACGCCCAGCTCATCGGCATGCATCCGAGGCCGATCGCGCCCACTTCGAGCGCTGTCGCACCGATTGTCCTGCGCTCCAACTCCCCGTACCCCTCCCTCTGCCGCTCCCAAAACTAACCTCTGCGCAACCCCGCCCTTCGCATAGCCTCCTGAGCATGACTTCAGACGTATGGCTGCCCGTCCCCGCAGCCGAGATCGAAGGGCTCCCCGAGGGCTTCAACTACCGGTTCTGGGACGGTGGCCAGGACTTTCCCGCCGATCCGGCCGACTGTGCCTTCTATGTGGTCCCGTACATGAAGGGCCCCGAAATCGCCGTACGCCCCTTCGCCGAAATGACGTCCGTACGTGCCGTCCAGACGCTGTCGGCAGGCATCGACCACGTCCAGCCGGGACTCGCGGACCTGCCCGCGGGCGTGCAACTCTGCAACGCCCGCGGCGTGCACGAGGCCAGCACCGCCGAACTCACACTCGCCCTGATCCTCGCCTCCCTACGCGGCATTCCCGGCTTCGTGCACGGCCAGGACAAGGAGGAGTGGCGGAGCGGTTTCTATCCGGCGCTCGCCGACAAGTCGGTCCTGATCGTCGGCTACGGTTCGATCGGCGCTGCCATCGAGGACCGGCTCACGCCCTTCGAGTGTGCGCGGGTGGCGCGCGTCGCGCGCTCCGCCCGTACAACGGAGCGCGGGCTTGTGCATCCACTGGCCGAACTGCCCCGACTGCTCCCCACGGCTGACGTCGTCATCCTCGCCACACCGCTCACCGAGGCCACTCAAGGCTTGGTGAACTCCGGCTTCCTGGCCCGCATGAAGGACGGCGCGCTGTTGGTGAACGTCGCACGCGGACCCGTCGTCGACACCAAGGCACTGCTCGCCGAGCTCGAATCGGGCCGGCTGCACGCCGCCCTCGATGTCACCGACCCGGAGCCTCTTCCCGCAGGTCACCCCCTCTGGCACGCCCCCGGGGTCCTGATCAGCCCCCATGTGGGCGGCAGTACTTCGGCGTTCATGCCCCGCGCCAAGCGGCTGATGGCCGGGCAGCTCAGCCGGTTCGCGGCGAACGAGCCGCTGGACAACCTCGTCCTCACCACCCACTGACGCCACCCGCAGCCATCCCGAAGTCACCTGGAGCCCTCCCCGGCAACGCTCCGAATACACCCGAATGCACCGCGTGCCGGAATCGCCAGCAGCAGTCACGCAGAGTAGAGGAACTATGTCCCTGAGTGACGATTTTGGTGTATCGTCCGGACTTAGGGGCTGCGCCGCGCACTGTCACGGCGCCGGGGAGCGAGCGGACTGTGAGGGGGGCGACGGGCGATGCACGGCCAATGGACCAACGATCCGACGCGGCGGGGCCACCGGCGGCGACCCTCGTGCGATCCGACGGGCGGACAGGATTCGCAGGCACCGCCAATGCCCGTATCGCCTCAGGCGCCCGCCGAGCCGCCCGCGCCCGCGAAGGTGGCCCGGTGAGTGCCCCGGGAGCGCTCCTGACCGGACGGCGGCAGTCGGTGCCCGGCAGCGGGGCGGGTCTGCGCTCCCAGGTTCTCCTCGCCCTGGTCTGCGGGGGGTACGCCACGGGCGCGGGCCTCGGCTGGGGCTCCCCCGAAGTGGCCCTCGTGATGGGCGACTTCGGTCTCGCCGCCGCCGCCCTGGTCGCCGCGGTCTCCTGCTGCCTCTACGCACGCGCGCGTGAGAGCCGCTTTCGGCCCGCCTGGCTGCTGTTCGGGGTCTCCTCCGCGATGGCCGCCTGTGGCAACGCCGTCTGGGGCTGGTACGAGGTGGTGCTGGACCTTCCGGTCCCCTCGCCCTCGTTCGCGGACTTCTTCTTCCTCTGCTTCGGGCCGCCCGCCATCGTCGGGCTGCTCGTCCTCGCCAAGCGTCCCGTGACCAGAGCCGGCTGGGTCTGCCTCGCGCTGGACTCCTGGCTCATCGGCGGCTCGCTGCTCACCCTCTCCTGGAGCCTCGCCCTCGCGCACACCGCGCAGTTCGAGGGCAAGAGCGTGGCCCACGCCGCGCTCCTGCTCGCGTACCCACTGCTCGACATCGCACTGGTCAGCATGGTCCTCGCGCTGCACTTCCGGCGCTCCAACGCCAACCGCACCGCGATCAACACCGCCATCGCCGCCCTCGCCCTGACCGTGCTGTGCGACGCCTTGTTCACCTCGCCGCTGCTGCGCGAGGACTACCGCTCGGGCCAGCTCCTCGACGCGGGCTGGTTCGCCGGCTCGCTGCTCCTCGCCTACGCGCCCTGGGGCGCGCGCCGCGCGGGGCAGTGGGGGGAGGGCGCTCCGCA from Streptomyces spiramyceticus carries:
- a CDS encoding DUF6191 domain-containing protein — encoded protein: MFNLIEELFAPGRKHTAEEQKRLALTRVDLGDGDPGQGPIDLTSGKVVIRLPDPPHP
- a CDS encoding PQQ-dependent sugar dehydrogenase, translated to MTAVLAAAVLLLAAGCSGAGEEAPGGGKTPASAPTPTGGGTASPSGDASGAGDGKEPPPAKGSVKVVSTLTEDLKSPWGLAPLPDGDLLVSSRDEGTITRIDGESGKKSAVGSVAGVAPAGEGGLMGLAVSPAFATDRMVYAYFTTESDNRIARMMYDERKPAGQQLGAPDTILRGIPKGTIHNGGRIAFGPDKMLYAGTGETGDEELAQDKKSLGGKILRMTPDGEPVHGNPEADSVVYSYGHRNVQGLAWDSEKRLWAAEFGQNTWDELNLIRPGRNYGWPEVEGEGNKEGFVDPVAVWTTAEASPSGIAYAEGSIWMAGLRGERLWRIPLDGTKTVAEPASFLDEKYGRLRTVVAAGGDKLWLVTSETDTRGTPESGDDKVLKLEVK
- a CDS encoding aldo/keto reductase, which codes for MERRTIGATALEVGAIGLGCMPMSWAYTGSQQRGDRSLRTVHAALDQGSSLLDTADMYGPFTNELLVGRVLRERRADAFVSTKGGLLVGDQHIVANGRPGYVRRACDASLRRLQTDVIDLYQLHRPDPEVPVEETWGAMAELVTAGKVRALGLCAVGARASRRSGARMHDGTIRQLERVQQVFPVSAVEAELSVWSPEALASLLPWCEARGVGFLAAMPLGNGFLTGTLKPGQGFEPDDVRARHPRFTAEMMAANQPVVAGLRRVAERHGATPAQVALAWVLGRGRHVVPVPGTKRERWAVQNAGAARLRLTTEDLAEIAGLPAARGSWD
- a CDS encoding 2-hydroxyacid dehydrogenase, whose protein sequence is MTSDVWLPVPAAEIEGLPEGFNYRFWDGGQDFPADPADCAFYVVPYMKGPEIAVRPFAEMTSVRAVQTLSAGIDHVQPGLADLPAGVQLCNARGVHEASTAELTLALILASLRGIPGFVHGQDKEEWRSGFYPALADKSVLIVGYGSIGAAIEDRLTPFECARVARVARSARTTERGLVHPLAELPRLLPTADVVILATPLTEATQGLVNSGFLARMKDGALLVNVARGPVVDTKALLAELESGRLHAALDVTDPEPLPAGHPLWHAPGVLISPHVGGSTSAFMPRAKRLMAGQLSRFAANEPLDNLVLTTH